In one Alnus glutinosa chromosome 12, dhAlnGlut1.1, whole genome shotgun sequence genomic region, the following are encoded:
- the LOC133851549 gene encoding uncharacterized protein LOC133851549 isoform X1: MAATSYLTPTQSYAAGALFGLALNQAQIHRTHPLGLYTAEEPADERTSSGSSSDSVSEDPELWVHQKSGLLRPVFEFLEIDSSAWSGLEETTGYSPAKHHVGAFLRLLSEESGDNSSQRADLELALSKAIDVTALSMEKDSESSKSKREKHLEYEHECREKLSNAEVQSSSEAADVHLVPETDSNMSDDKDAHLGSMTKMDEKPIEEVTMLSYRRKVTVLYLLLSACLADTRDDNKKCSRRRKGYDARHRVALRLLATWLDIKWAKMEAIEVMVACSAMALAKEKESKGGEGKQSSERKWAKWKRGGIIGAAAITGGALMAVTGGLAAPAIAAGLSALAPTLGTLIPVIGASGFAAAASAAGTVAGSVAVAASFGAAGAGLTGSKMARRVGGVDEFEFKAIGENHNQGRLAVEILVSGLVFDEEDFLRPWEGQIDNLERYVVQWESKNLIAVSTAIQDWLTSSLALQLMKQGAMMTVLSTLLTALAWPAVLLAATDFIDSKWTIAVDRSDKAGKLLAEVLLNGLQGNRPVTLVGYSLGARVIFKCLQFLAETEHDAELIERVVLLGAPISIKDENWEAARKMVAGRFVNAYSKNDWTLGVAFRASLLTQGLAGIQPINIPGIENVDVTDLIEGHSSYLWATQEILDQLELDTYYPVFRSTLCKQ, encoded by the exons ATGGCCGCGACGTCGTATCTGACGCCGACGCAGAGCTACGCAGCGGGAGCTTTGTTCGGGCTCGCTCTTAACCAGGCCCAGATCCACCGGACTCATCCGCTGGGCCTGTACACGGCCGAAGAGCCGGCCGACGAGCGAACCAGCAGTGGCAGCAGTAGCGACTCGGTCTCCGAGGACCCCGAGCTTTGGGTCCACCAGAAATCGGGCCTGCTCCGACCCGTATTCGA ATTTTTAGAGATTGACTCTAGCGCATGGTCTGGACTTGAGGAAACCACCGGTTATTCTCCAGCTAAGCATCATGTTGGAGCG TTCTTGAGGTTACTCTCAGAAGAAAGTGGGGATAATTCTTCTCAAAGGGCAGATCTGGAACTTGCTTTGTCAAAAGCTATTGATGTTACTGCACTTAGCATGGAAAAAGATTCTGAATCTTCGAAGTCAAAGAGGGAAAAGCATCTTGAATACGAACATGAATGTCGTGAGAAATTGTCCAATGCTGAAGTACAATCAAGCTCTGAAGCTGCAGACGTACACTTGGTCCCAGAGACAGATAGTAACATGTCTGATGACAAAGATGCACATCTTGGATCAATGACTAAAATGGATGAGAAACCAATTGAAGAGGTAACAATGCTCAGTTATCGGAGGAAAGTGACAGTTCTTTATCTGCTTCTTTCAGCTTGTCTGGCAGATACACGCGATGACAACAAAAAATGTAGCCGGCGGAGAAAGGGCTACGATGCTCGACATCGTGTGGCTCTGCGGTTGCTGGCAACTTGGCTTGATATCAAGTGGGCAAAAATG GAAGCAATAGAGGTCATGGTTGCTTGCTCTGCAATGGCTTTAGCAAAAGAGAAGGAATCAAAAGGAGGAGAAGGAAAACAATCTTCAGAAAGAAAATGGGCTAAATGGAAGCGTGGCGGTATCATTGGTGCTGCAGCAATAACTGGAGGAGCCTTGATGGCAGTTACTGGTG GATTAGCTGCCCCAGCAATTGCTGCGGGACTTAGTGCCCTAGCTCCAACATTAGGGACTCTCATCCCTGTGATTGGAGCTAGTGGGTTTGCTGCAGCTGCAAGTGCTGCCGGAACTGTTGCTGGTTCAGTTGCTGTTGCTGCATCCTTTGGAG CGGCTGGAGCTGGACTTACGGGGAGCAAAATGGCTAGAAGAGTTGGAGGTGTTGATGAATTTGAATTCAAAGCTATTGGGGAAAACCATAATCAAGGG AGGCTTGCAGTTGAGATCTTGGTCTCAGGATTGGTGTTTGATGAGGAAGATTTTTTAAGGCCTTGGGAAGGACAAATTGATAACTTGGAAAG GTATGTGGTGCAGTGGGAGTCTAAGAATCTAATTGCTGTGAGCACTGCAATTCAGGATTGGCTAACTTCAA GTCTTGCCTTGCAGTTGATGAAGCAAGGTGCAATGATGACTGTATTAAGCACACTTTTAACAGCATTGGCTTGGCCGGCAGTGTTACTTGCAGCTACTGACTTTATAGATAGCAAATGGACAATTGCTGTAGACAG ATCAGACAAAGCAGGGAAGCTGCTTGCTGAAGTATTATTAAATGGATTGCAAGGCAACAG GCCGGTGACACTTGTTGGTTACTCACTTGGAGCACGAGTGATTTTCAAGTGTCTTCAGTTTTTGGCTGAGACCGAACACGATG CTGAACTTATAGAAAGAGTTGTTCTTCTCGGAGCACCCATCTCAATCAAAGATGAGAACTGGGAAGCTGCTAGAAAG ATGGTGGCTGGAAGATTTGTGAATGCGTACTCCAAAAATGATTGGACGCTTGGAGTTGCTTTCCGTGCCAG TTTACTTACTCAAGGATTAGCTGGAATTCAACCCATCAATATTCCTGGGATTGAGAAT GTTGACGTAACAGATCTCATCGAAGGTCACTCTTCCTATTTATGGGCTACACAGGAAATATTGGACCAGCTTGAACTCGATACATATTATCCTGTTTTCAGGAGCACTCTTTGCAAACAATGA
- the LOC133851422 gene encoding cytochrome P450 84A1, with product MDSLLQALQPLHMAAFFIIPLLFLLGIAFRIRQRLPYPPGPRGLPIIGNMGMMDQLTHRGLAKLAKQYGGILHLRIGYLHMVAVSSPDVARQVLQVQDNIFSNRPATIAISYLTYDRADMAFAHYGPFWRQMRKLCVMKLFSRKRAESWESVRDEVDLIVREVAANIGKPVNIGELVFSLTKNIIYRAAFGTSSHDGQDEFIGILQEFSKLFGAFNIADFIPWLSWVDPQGLYTRLPKARQSLDGFIDTIIDDHMAKRQKNHGSVIEGETDMVDDLLAFYSDEAKVGDSDDSIRLTRDNIKAIIMDVMFGGTETVASAIEWVMAEMMRTPEELKRVQQELAEVVGLDRRVEESDFEKLTYLKCALKETLRLHPPIPLLLHETAEDAEVAGYRIPAKSRVMINAWAIGRDANSWDDPDTFKPSRFLRENVPDFKGSNFEFIPFGSGRRSCPGMQLGLYALDQAVAHLLHCFTWELPDGMKPSELDMNDVFGLTAPRATRLVAVPSKRVVCPLV from the exons ATGGATTCTCTCCTACAAGCCTTGCAACCTTTGCACATGGCGGCCTTCTTTATCATCCCCTTACTGTTCTTGTTGGGCATAGCTTTTCGTATTCGCCAAAGGCTGCCATATCCACCAGGGCCTCGAGGGTTACCAATCATCGGAAACATGGGGATGATGGACCAGTTAACCCACCGTGGGCTAGCCAAGCTGGCTAAACAGTACGGCGGGATCCTTCACCTCCGCATAGGTTACTTACACATGGTGGCCGTATCAAGCCCTGACGTGGCGCGCCAGGTCCTTCAGGTCCAAGACAACATCTTCTCCAACCGTCCGGCCACCATAGCCATCAGCTACCTCACCTACGACCGTGCTGACATGGCCTTCGCTCACTACGGTCCCTTCTGGCGCCAGATGCGCAAGCTCTGCGTCATGAAGCTGTTCAGCCGCAAACGAGCCGAGTCGTGGGAGTCGGTGCGAGACGAGGTCGACTTGATTGTTCGAGAGGTAGCCGCCAACATCGGGAAGCCGGTGAACATCGGCGAGCTGGTGTTTTCGCTGACGAAGAACATAATCTACAGGGCCGCTTTTGGGACGTCCTCTCATGATGGCCAGGACGAGTTTATTGGGATACTACAGGAATTCTCAAAGCTTTTTGGCGCTTTCAATATCGCGGATTTCATTCCTTGGCTCAGCTGGGTTGACCCACAGGGGCTCTACACGAGGCTCCCCAAGGCTCGCCAGTCACTGGACGGGTTCATCGACACGATCATCGACGATCACATGGCGAAGAGGCAGAAAAATCATGGCTCCGTTATTGAAGGTGAGACTGATATGGTGGATGACTTGTTAGCTTTTTACAGCGATGAAGCAAAAGTCGGCGACTCCGATGACTCCATCAGACTCACCAGAGATAACATCAAAGCCATTATCATG GACGTGATGTTTGGGGGGACGGAGACGGTGGCGTCAGCGATAGAATGGGTCATGGCGGAGATGATGAGAACCCCAGAGGAGCTGAAGAGGGTGCAACAAGAGCTCGCCGAAGTGGTGGGTCTCGACCGGCGCGTGGAAGAGAGCGACTTTGAGAAGCTAACCTACTTGAAATGCGCACTGAAGGAGACTCTACGCCTCCACCCACCGATCCCTCTGCTCCTCCACGAGACCGCCGAGGACGCGGAGGTCGCTGGCTACCGAATTCCGGCGAAGTCGCGCGTGATGATCAACGCGTGGGCCATTGGCCGGGACGCCAACTCGTGGGATGATCCAGACACTTTCAAGCCCTCGAGGTTTCTCAGGGAGAACGTGCCTGACTTCAAAGGTAGCAATTTCGAGTTCATACCATTCGGGTCGGGTCGGAGGTCCTGCCCTGGCATGCAACTCGGGCTGTACGCGTTGGACCAGGCCGTGGCTCACCTGCTCCACTGTTTCACATGGGAGTTACCGGACGGCATGAAGCCCAGTGAGCTGGACATGAACGATGTGTTCGGACTCACCGCGCCGAGGGCGACTCGGCTCGTTGCGGTGCCAAGTAAGCGCGTTGTCTGTCCACTCGTCTAA
- the LOC133851768 gene encoding uncharacterized protein LOC133851768 isoform X3 gives MDGSEKEGGDEPQSQSEVIGSNPKGKSCKGYLYYHSALKSKARNPRCIGISRTLQQVPGYIVSQTEIEASKEGRGLTDFNYACVGYSVYLDRAGNDPGVDKQAEKAELPVCVGLEILVDRSVSADGPASTPAHIHNREVRELPQPRRHYPAHSVADDFLSRFTRNANLIASGVARNMRKVGNSIKERLDDILYPYGKRPKIEIS, from the exons ATGGATGGGAGTGAAAAAGAGGGAGGAGATGAACCCCAAAGCCAAAGCGAAGTGATAGGCTCAAATCCAAAGGGAAAGTCATGCAAGGGATATCTGTACTACCACTCCGCTCTCAAATCCAAAGCTCGCAACCCTCGCTGCATCGGCATCTCTCGCACCCTCCAACAAG TACCTGGCTACATTGTTTCACAAACGGAGATTGAAGCTTCTAAAGAAGGCAGAGGTCTTACTGATTTCAATTATGCTTGTGTTGGTTACTCTGTCTACTTGGATAGAGCTGGAAATGACCCTGGGGTTGATAAGCAAGCGGAAAAAGCTGAACTGCCGGTCTGTGTTGGCCTTGAG ATTTTAGTGGACAGAAGCGTTTCTGCAGATGGACCTGCTTCTACTCCTGCTCATATTCATAATAGAGAAg TTCGTGAGTTACCTCAGCCTCGAAGACACTATCCAGCTCATTCTGTGGCGGATGATTTTCTTAGCAG GTTTACGAGGAATGCAAATCTGATTGCATCAGGGGTGGCCAGGAACATGCGTAAAGTGGGGAACTCCATAAAGGAGAGACTTGATGATATTCTGTACCCCTACGGAAAGCGACCAAA GATAGAGATAAGCTAA
- the LOC133851768 gene encoding uncharacterized protein LOC133851768 isoform X1 — MDGSEKEGGDEPQSQSEVIGSNPKGKSCKGYLYYHSALKSKARNPRCIGISRTLQQVPGYIVSQTEIEASKEGRGLTDFNYACVGYSVYLDRAGNDPGVDKQAEKAELPVCVGLEILVDRSVSADGPASTPAHIHNREEEVRELPQPRRHYPAHSVADDFLSRFTRNANLIASGVARNMRKVGNSIKERLDDILYPYGKRPKIEIS, encoded by the exons ATGGATGGGAGTGAAAAAGAGGGAGGAGATGAACCCCAAAGCCAAAGCGAAGTGATAGGCTCAAATCCAAAGGGAAAGTCATGCAAGGGATATCTGTACTACCACTCCGCTCTCAAATCCAAAGCTCGCAACCCTCGCTGCATCGGCATCTCTCGCACCCTCCAACAAG TACCTGGCTACATTGTTTCACAAACGGAGATTGAAGCTTCTAAAGAAGGCAGAGGTCTTACTGATTTCAATTATGCTTGTGTTGGTTACTCTGTCTACTTGGATAGAGCTGGAAATGACCCTGGGGTTGATAAGCAAGCGGAAAAAGCTGAACTGCCGGTCTGTGTTGGCCTTGAG ATTTTAGTGGACAGAAGCGTTTCTGCAGATGGACCTGCTTCTACTCCTGCTCATATTCATAATAGAGAAg AAGAAGTTCGTGAGTTACCTCAGCCTCGAAGACACTATCCAGCTCATTCTGTGGCGGATGATTTTCTTAGCAG GTTTACGAGGAATGCAAATCTGATTGCATCAGGGGTGGCCAGGAACATGCGTAAAGTGGGGAACTCCATAAAGGAGAGACTTGATGATATTCTGTACCCCTACGGAAAGCGACCAAA GATAGAGATAAGCTAA
- the LOC133852776 gene encoding protein FMP32, mitochondrial → MAAAAACRRWGQLETKLGITGFRGFASTSICDPLSASLASVFPYRHLHCRQISQLVQSNGKRLFLVDTLALVRKLEGQGVPSNQAEAITAAITEVLNDSLENVSHSFVSKGEMQKIEMIQDSNLSKFQSEVQSSQGHHFSLLQHETEKLRNDIEKMRSELRYEIDKVTAGQRLDLNLERGRIRDELANQNAETNNLTNKLDREIHALRAQLEAAKYDVIKYCIGTLVSISAVGLAVLRILM, encoded by the exons ATGGCCGCTGCTGCGGCTTGTAGGCGGTGGGGACAATTGGAAACCAAGCTGGGGATAACCGGATTTAGAGGGTTTGCTTCAACTTCAATATGCGATCCGTTATCGGCTTCTTTGGCTTCGGTTTTTCCATATAGGCATCTGCATTGTAGGCAAATTTCTCAGCTTGTGCAATCGAATGGAAAGCGGTTGTTTCTCGTTGACACATTAGCCCTA GTTAGGAAATTAGAGGGACAAGGCGTGCCATCAAACCAAGCCGAGGCTATAACAGCTGCCATAACCGAGGTTTTGAATGACAGCTTGGAAAATGTGTCtcattcatttgtttcaaaGGGAGAGATGCAGAAG ATTGAAATgattcaagattccaatctgtCCAAATTCCAATCCGAAGTCCAAAGCTCACAG GGACACCATTTTTCTTTGTTGCAACATGAGACCGAAAAGCTTCGGAATGATATAGAAAAGATGCGAAGTGAATTGAG GTATGAAATCGACAAAGTCACTGCTGGGCAGCGGTTGGATTTGAATCTTGAAAGGGG GAGGATACGTGATGAGCTAGCAAATCAGAATGCTGAAACtaataacctcacaaataaaCTTGATCGG GAAATCCACGCTTTAAGGGCCCAATTGGAAGCAGCAAAATATGACGTGATAAAATACTGCATAGGTACTCTTGTTTCCATCTCTGCTGTTGGCCTTGCTGTACTCCGCATCTTGATGTAA
- the LOC133851549 gene encoding probable lipase MIL1 isoform X2: MAATSYLTPTQSYAAGALFGLALNQAQIHRTHPLGLYTAEEPADERTSSGSSSDSVSEDPELWVHQKSGLLRPVFEFLEIDSSAWSGLEETTGYSPAKHHVGAFLRLLSEESGDNSSQRADLELALSKAIDVTALSMEKDSESSKSKREKHLEYEHECREKLSNAEVQSSSEAADVHLVPETDSNMSDDKDAHLGSMTKMDEKPIEEVTMLSYRRKVTVLYLLLSACLADTRDDNKKCSRRRKGYDARHRVALRLLATWLDIKWAKMEAIEVMVACSAMALAKEKESKGGEGKQSSERKWAKWKRGGIIGAAAITGGALMAVTGGLAAPAIAAGLSALAPTLGTLIPVIGASGFAAAASAAGTVAGSVAVAASFGAAGAGLTGSKMARRVGGVDEFEFKAIGENHNQGRLAVEILVSGLVFDEEDFLRPWEGQIDNLERYVVQWESKNLIAVSTAIQDWLTSSLALQLMKQGAMMTVLSTLLTALAWPAVLLAATDFIDSKWTIAVDRNMSWMRS; the protein is encoded by the exons ATGGCCGCGACGTCGTATCTGACGCCGACGCAGAGCTACGCAGCGGGAGCTTTGTTCGGGCTCGCTCTTAACCAGGCCCAGATCCACCGGACTCATCCGCTGGGCCTGTACACGGCCGAAGAGCCGGCCGACGAGCGAACCAGCAGTGGCAGCAGTAGCGACTCGGTCTCCGAGGACCCCGAGCTTTGGGTCCACCAGAAATCGGGCCTGCTCCGACCCGTATTCGA ATTTTTAGAGATTGACTCTAGCGCATGGTCTGGACTTGAGGAAACCACCGGTTATTCTCCAGCTAAGCATCATGTTGGAGCG TTCTTGAGGTTACTCTCAGAAGAAAGTGGGGATAATTCTTCTCAAAGGGCAGATCTGGAACTTGCTTTGTCAAAAGCTATTGATGTTACTGCACTTAGCATGGAAAAAGATTCTGAATCTTCGAAGTCAAAGAGGGAAAAGCATCTTGAATACGAACATGAATGTCGTGAGAAATTGTCCAATGCTGAAGTACAATCAAGCTCTGAAGCTGCAGACGTACACTTGGTCCCAGAGACAGATAGTAACATGTCTGATGACAAAGATGCACATCTTGGATCAATGACTAAAATGGATGAGAAACCAATTGAAGAGGTAACAATGCTCAGTTATCGGAGGAAAGTGACAGTTCTTTATCTGCTTCTTTCAGCTTGTCTGGCAGATACACGCGATGACAACAAAAAATGTAGCCGGCGGAGAAAGGGCTACGATGCTCGACATCGTGTGGCTCTGCGGTTGCTGGCAACTTGGCTTGATATCAAGTGGGCAAAAATG GAAGCAATAGAGGTCATGGTTGCTTGCTCTGCAATGGCTTTAGCAAAAGAGAAGGAATCAAAAGGAGGAGAAGGAAAACAATCTTCAGAAAGAAAATGGGCTAAATGGAAGCGTGGCGGTATCATTGGTGCTGCAGCAATAACTGGAGGAGCCTTGATGGCAGTTACTGGTG GATTAGCTGCCCCAGCAATTGCTGCGGGACTTAGTGCCCTAGCTCCAACATTAGGGACTCTCATCCCTGTGATTGGAGCTAGTGGGTTTGCTGCAGCTGCAAGTGCTGCCGGAACTGTTGCTGGTTCAGTTGCTGTTGCTGCATCCTTTGGAG CGGCTGGAGCTGGACTTACGGGGAGCAAAATGGCTAGAAGAGTTGGAGGTGTTGATGAATTTGAATTCAAAGCTATTGGGGAAAACCATAATCAAGGG AGGCTTGCAGTTGAGATCTTGGTCTCAGGATTGGTGTTTGATGAGGAAGATTTTTTAAGGCCTTGGGAAGGACAAATTGATAACTTGGAAAG GTATGTGGTGCAGTGGGAGTCTAAGAATCTAATTGCTGTGAGCACTGCAATTCAGGATTGGCTAACTTCAA GTCTTGCCTTGCAGTTGATGAAGCAAGGTGCAATGATGACTGTATTAAGCACACTTTTAACAGCATTGGCTTGGCCGGCAGTGTTACTTGCAGCTACTGACTTTATAGATAGCAAATGGACAATTGCTGTAGACAG GAATATGTCGTGGATGAGGAGCTAG
- the LOC133851768 gene encoding uncharacterized protein LOC133851768 isoform X4 — protein MDGSEKEGGDEPQSQSEVIGSNPKGKSCKGYLYYHSALKSKARNPRCIGISRTLQQVPGYIVSQTEIEASKEGRGLTDFNYACVGYSVYLDRAGNDPGVDKQAEKAELPVCVGLEILVDRSVSADGPASTPAHIHNREEEVRELPQPRRHYPAHSVADDFLSRFTRNANLIASGVARNMRKVGNSIKERLDDILYPYGKRPKR, from the exons ATGGATGGGAGTGAAAAAGAGGGAGGAGATGAACCCCAAAGCCAAAGCGAAGTGATAGGCTCAAATCCAAAGGGAAAGTCATGCAAGGGATATCTGTACTACCACTCCGCTCTCAAATCCAAAGCTCGCAACCCTCGCTGCATCGGCATCTCTCGCACCCTCCAACAAG TACCTGGCTACATTGTTTCACAAACGGAGATTGAAGCTTCTAAAGAAGGCAGAGGTCTTACTGATTTCAATTATGCTTGTGTTGGTTACTCTGTCTACTTGGATAGAGCTGGAAATGACCCTGGGGTTGATAAGCAAGCGGAAAAAGCTGAACTGCCGGTCTGTGTTGGCCTTGAG ATTTTAGTGGACAGAAGCGTTTCTGCAGATGGACCTGCTTCTACTCCTGCTCATATTCATAATAGAGAAg AAGAAGTTCGTGAGTTACCTCAGCCTCGAAGACACTATCCAGCTCATTCTGTGGCGGATGATTTTCTTAGCAG GTTTACGAGGAATGCAAATCTGATTGCATCAGGGGTGGCCAGGAACATGCGTAAAGTGGGGAACTCCATAAAGGAGAGACTTGATGATATTCTGTACCCCTACGGAAAGCGACCAAA AAGGTGA
- the LOC133851768 gene encoding uncharacterized protein LOC133851768 isoform X2: MDGSEKEGGDEPQSQSEVIGSNPKGKSCKGYLYYHSALKSKARNPRCIGISRTLQQVPGYIVSQTEIEASKEGRGLTDFNYACVGYSVYLDRAGNDPGVDKQAEKAELPVCVGLEILVDRSVSADGPASTPAHIHNREEVRELPQPRRHYPAHSVADDFLSRFTRNANLIASGVARNMRKVGNSIKERLDDILYPYGKRPKIEIS; encoded by the exons ATGGATGGGAGTGAAAAAGAGGGAGGAGATGAACCCCAAAGCCAAAGCGAAGTGATAGGCTCAAATCCAAAGGGAAAGTCATGCAAGGGATATCTGTACTACCACTCCGCTCTCAAATCCAAAGCTCGCAACCCTCGCTGCATCGGCATCTCTCGCACCCTCCAACAAG TACCTGGCTACATTGTTTCACAAACGGAGATTGAAGCTTCTAAAGAAGGCAGAGGTCTTACTGATTTCAATTATGCTTGTGTTGGTTACTCTGTCTACTTGGATAGAGCTGGAAATGACCCTGGGGTTGATAAGCAAGCGGAAAAAGCTGAACTGCCGGTCTGTGTTGGCCTTGAG ATTTTAGTGGACAGAAGCGTTTCTGCAGATGGACCTGCTTCTACTCCTGCTCATATTCATAATAGAGAAg AAGTTCGTGAGTTACCTCAGCCTCGAAGACACTATCCAGCTCATTCTGTGGCGGATGATTTTCTTAGCAG GTTTACGAGGAATGCAAATCTGATTGCATCAGGGGTGGCCAGGAACATGCGTAAAGTGGGGAACTCCATAAAGGAGAGACTTGATGATATTCTGTACCCCTACGGAAAGCGACCAAA GATAGAGATAAGCTAA